The following are encoded in a window of Bdellovibrionales bacterium genomic DNA:
- a CDS encoding ABC transporter ATP-binding protein, producing MLEVKNLIVNYGGIQALKGVSLWVQPGELVALIGANGAGKTSLLRSISGLVTPREGTVALFGKSVAEIPPHKRVEWGLAHCPEARHVFAQQSVYDNLVLGAYIRTKKEKMKEIQQTIEEIFTIFPKLKERQKQLAGTLSGGEQQMLAIGRALMLKPRILMLDEPSMGLAPVIIDEVFHVIERIKARKEVSILLVEQLAYRALSVADRGYVLEQGLIRLEGPAQDLLTNPEVKAAYLGVAK from the coding sequence ATGCTGGAGGTTAAAAATCTGATTGTAAACTACGGCGGCATTCAGGCGCTCAAAGGAGTTTCACTCTGGGTTCAGCCCGGAGAATTGGTCGCACTGATTGGGGCCAATGGGGCCGGAAAGACTTCTCTGCTTAGATCCATCTCTGGACTTGTCACTCCGCGCGAGGGAACTGTCGCTCTGTTTGGTAAATCTGTTGCAGAAATCCCACCCCACAAAAGAGTTGAGTGGGGGCTTGCGCATTGCCCAGAAGCTCGGCACGTCTTTGCGCAACAGTCTGTTTACGACAATCTTGTTTTGGGCGCTTACATCCGCACCAAAAAAGAGAAAATGAAAGAGATCCAACAAACAATTGAAGAGATTTTTACGATCTTTCCAAAACTCAAAGAGCGCCAAAAGCAACTTGCGGGAACTCTTTCCGGTGGCGAGCAGCAGATGCTTGCGATTGGCCGGGCGCTGATGTTGAAGCCACGAATTTTGATGCTGGATGAGCCTTCCATGGGATTAGCTCCGGTGATTATTGATGAGGTCTTTCATGTCATCGAAAGAATCAAAGCGCGCAAAGAGGTCTCAATCCTGCTCGTTGAGCAACTGGCATATCGTGCGCTCAGTGTTGCTGATCGTGGTTACGTGTTAGAGCAAGGGCTCATACGCCTCGAGGGACCCGCGCAAGATCTGCTGACCAATCCCGAAGTGAAGGCCGCGTACCTCGGCGTTGCAAAATAA
- a CDS encoding Hsp20/alpha crystallin family protein, translating to MRYMPTIRSGRSSSGSHKILARFDDFFNRFEKAYFDHQRELAEHENEALSAFIPDVDVEESETMFLITVDIPGLKSNEVRIDLSGSQLRISGERRRATHADNESYYERAHGKFQRSFTIPDNIDTNKITAHFDDGVLRVLLPKLHLTEFQEIKVI from the coding sequence ATGAGATACATGCCCACGATTCGCTCCGGGCGTAGCAGTTCGGGCAGTCACAAAATCCTGGCACGCTTTGATGATTTTTTTAATCGCTTTGAAAAAGCCTACTTCGATCATCAACGAGAACTCGCTGAGCATGAGAACGAAGCTCTGAGCGCCTTTATCCCCGATGTCGATGTTGAAGAATCAGAAACGATGTTTCTGATCACAGTGGATATTCCTGGCTTGAAAAGCAACGAGGTCCGTATTGACTTGAGTGGCAGTCAATTGCGAATCTCCGGCGAACGCCGACGCGCCACCCATGCCGACAATGAAAGTTACTACGAGCGCGCACACGGGAAGTTTCAACGAAGCTTCACCATTCCAGACAATATCGATACCAACAAGATCACAGCTCATTTTGATGACGGCGTCCTTAGGGTACTGCTGCCAAAACTGCATCTCACGGAGTTTCAAGAAATCAAAGTTATATAA
- a CDS encoding universal stress protein, whose product MLNDRFKMKKIIWSIDAFEEKEDLQEKAARVLGVFQNKTYAQIEPVFVLGSTEMNWPVDYSTEWMREFQQNLRVHLEEVLLTTGFPHILTPKILVEPLASTAAAVETLLDYASKQHADMIIVSSHGRKGLDRFFLGSFAETLLVHSSVPVLVIGAGIKMEPQFSKILFPTEFGDYAREVFRRTVSAAKQMNASVTIYHAVPMPARIVMDSGYYPSLYGVEGEMVSLEDFLRIQADHQKKRAQNWADWAKSEGVLCEILIETVGEQVDDLICRQATTTGSDLIIMEGQSGPIKVALLGSIARNVVRAAPCPVLVFPRNALIEKEKEGAPIEAEESTSVNREPSVDLGFANKLTDSRDFEI is encoded by the coding sequence ATGTTGAACGATCGATTTAAAATGAAAAAAATAATCTGGTCCATTGATGCTTTTGAAGAAAAAGAAGACCTTCAGGAGAAAGCAGCAAGGGTCCTGGGGGTCTTCCAGAATAAGACTTACGCGCAAATCGAGCCGGTGTTTGTGCTGGGCTCGACAGAAATGAACTGGCCGGTGGATTACAGCACCGAATGGATGCGCGAGTTTCAACAAAACCTGCGCGTGCACCTCGAAGAGGTGCTGCTCACGACCGGCTTTCCGCACATTCTGACTCCGAAGATTCTGGTGGAACCTTTGGCTTCAACGGCGGCGGCGGTTGAAACACTGCTGGATTACGCTAGTAAGCAACACGCCGATATGATTATTGTCAGCAGTCACGGGCGAAAAGGCCTTGATCGGTTCTTCTTAGGAAGTTTTGCTGAGACCTTGCTGGTTCACTCCTCAGTGCCTGTCTTGGTGATCGGGGCCGGGATTAAAATGGAGCCGCAGTTTAGTAAAATTCTTTTTCCGACGGAGTTCGGCGATTATGCGCGGGAAGTTTTTCGCAGAACAGTGTCAGCGGCAAAACAAATGAACGCGTCTGTCACGATTTATCATGCAGTGCCGATGCCGGCGCGTATCGTGATGGATTCGGGGTACTATCCTTCGCTTTACGGTGTTGAAGGTGAAATGGTTTCGCTCGAAGACTTCTTGCGCATTCAAGCGGATCATCAAAAGAAGCGTGCGCAGAACTGGGCCGATTGGGCGAAGTCTGAAGGCGTGCTATGCGAAATTCTCATCGAAACCGTCGGTGAGCAAGTCGACGATCTGATTTGCCGTCAAGCGACGACCACAGGTTCCGATCTCATCATCATGGAAGGGCAGAGTGGGCCGATTAAGGTCGCGCTCCTCGGCAGTATCGCCCGTAACGTCGTGCGCGCGGCTCCGTGCCCTGTGCTGGTCTTCCCACGCAATGCGCTTATTGAAAAAGAAAAAGAGGGCGCACCGATCGAAGCCGAGGAAAGCACTTCGGTGAACCGGGAGCCTTCTGTGGATTTAGGCTTTGCCAACAAACTGACGGACTCGCGGGATTTTGAGATTTAA
- a CDS encoding imidazolonepropionase: MANLLVTNISELLTLAPAMAKEGRKVTESDLGIAQQQAMYIEKGRIAWIGPHKKIPKDLAKKKLKEISAKGRTVLPGLVECHTHLVFAGSRAAEFELRNNGVSYQEIAKKGGGILSTMKQTRAMPVAQMKVLSQKRADIFAGQGVTTLEIKSGYALDEKNELKVLKVAKSLAGPRIVTTFLGAHAKPPEFDSYKAYLDFLKEKVLPQVKKQKLSNRVDIYVENGFFDKDDSREFLKAAQSLGFQVLMHADQLTLSGGADLGVELGALSGDHLIQIGNAQIQKLAKSQVTCVLLPAADLYMRCKYPPARELIDSGARVALATDFNPGTSPTQDVNLVGLLARLEMKMTLPEVIAAYTVGGAYALNLQSEVGSLELGKSADFMCIDSDWRQLFYSIGERSPTLVYQSGNKIF, translated from the coding sequence ATGGCAAATCTACTTGTGACAAATATCAGCGAGTTATTGACCCTAGCCCCAGCGATGGCAAAGGAAGGCCGCAAGGTCACCGAGTCTGATCTGGGAATTGCGCAACAGCAAGCGATGTATATTGAGAAGGGCCGTATCGCCTGGATCGGTCCTCACAAGAAAATTCCTAAAGATTTAGCCAAGAAGAAACTTAAAGAAATTTCCGCAAAAGGCAGGACCGTTTTACCGGGCCTTGTCGAGTGTCATACTCATTTGGTTTTTGCCGGCAGCCGTGCGGCTGAGTTTGAGCTTCGCAATAATGGTGTGAGCTATCAAGAAATCGCAAAAAAAGGCGGCGGCATTCTTTCAACGATGAAGCAAACCCGTGCAATGCCCGTAGCGCAGATGAAAGTGCTTTCGCAAAAGCGCGCGGATATCTTTGCCGGTCAAGGTGTGACGACTCTTGAAATCAAGTCAGGCTATGCGTTGGATGAAAAAAACGAATTGAAAGTTTTAAAGGTGGCAAAGTCGCTTGCAGGCCCGCGGATTGTGACGACCTTCTTGGGCGCGCACGCAAAACCTCCCGAGTTTGACTCTTACAAGGCTTATCTGGATTTTTTGAAAGAAAAAGTTCTGCCTCAGGTGAAAAAGCAGAAGCTTTCAAATCGCGTCGATATCTATGTCGAAAACGGTTTCTTCGATAAAGACGACTCCCGCGAGTTTTTAAAAGCAGCTCAATCCTTGGGTTTTCAAGTTCTCATGCACGCCGATCAGCTCACTCTCAGTGGTGGAGCTGATCTTGGTGTGGAGTTGGGAGCTCTGTCGGGCGATCACTTGATTCAGATTGGGAATGCGCAGATTCAGAAACTTGCCAAGTCACAGGTGACTTGTGTTTTGTTGCCGGCGGCAGACTTATATATGAGATGTAAATATCCACCGGCGCGTGAGTTGATTGATAGCGGTGCGCGCGTGGCCTTGGCGACGGACTTCAACCCGGGGACCTCTCCCACGCAGGATGTGAACCTGGTGGGGCTGCTGGCGCGCTTAGAAATGAAGATGACTCTGCCTGAAGTGATCGCGGCCTACACGGTGGGCGGCGCTTATGCGCTCAATCTGCAATCTGAGGTCGGTTCTTTGGAGCTTGGCAAGAGTGCTGATTTTATGTGCATCGATTCTGACTGGCGGCAGTTGTTTTACTCCATCGGCGAGCGTTCCCCGACCTTGGTCTACCAGAGTGGAAACAAGATCTTTTAG
- a CDS encoding FAD-dependent oxidoreductase, with amino-acid sequence MQIKQVDILIVGAGIIGSSIGAELSRRGAKVCVIDKGTVGKGCSYGNAGWMTPCFAMPLPMPGMLLKSMKWLMDPQSPLYIKPSFSWDLASWMMSFLKAMNETQARRAVECLVVLSQKSLEEYQKLGQKYPEIRFEQKGLLMVSRTEAGVASAVEELNYVKNLGVPGKVLNSDDIQAMEPALKAPLLGGVYFSHEAMAEPFLVVQAMAQEIRSHGGEILENTELHDMVVNNGKIEKVLTSAGEIHAKQVIVATGSWSKSMAKMLRLRVPILGGKGYAMIVPKLEKQPQYPMMLVEKKIAITPRQNTLRIAGTLELVDQDFSITQKRVENIKRGAREFLHLPEELQVQELWAGLRPCTPDGVPLIGRHDRINNLVLAVGHQMLGLQSGSGTGLLVADVVENKTPFVDMGVLNPNRF; translated from the coding sequence ATGCAAATAAAACAAGTGGATATCTTGATTGTCGGAGCTGGCATCATCGGCAGCTCTATTGGTGCGGAGCTCTCTCGTCGTGGCGCAAAGGTTTGTGTCATCGATAAAGGCACCGTCGGCAAAGGTTGTTCTTACGGAAACGCAGGCTGGATGACTCCGTGTTTTGCGATGCCTCTGCCGATGCCGGGCATGCTTTTAAAATCTATGAAATGGCTGATGGACCCGCAAAGTCCGCTGTATATTAAGCCCTCTTTCTCGTGGGACTTGGCTTCGTGGATGATGAGCTTTCTTAAAGCCATGAACGAAACACAAGCCCGCCGCGCGGTGGAGTGCTTGGTGGTGTTGTCGCAAAAGAGCCTCGAAGAATACCAGAAGCTCGGGCAGAAATATCCCGAGATCCGCTTTGAACAAAAAGGCCTCTTGATGGTCAGCCGTACGGAAGCTGGTGTGGCTTCTGCCGTCGAAGAACTCAATTATGTGAAAAACCTCGGCGTGCCGGGAAAAGTTTTAAATAGCGATGACATTCAAGCGATGGAGCCGGCCTTGAAGGCGCCGCTCTTGGGTGGCGTATACTTCTCGCACGAAGCGATGGCGGAGCCTTTCTTGGTTGTGCAAGCGATGGCGCAAGAAATCCGCAGCCACGGTGGTGAGATTTTAGAAAACACCGAACTTCACGACATGGTTGTGAATAACGGCAAGATCGAAAAAGTTCTAACTTCGGCAGGCGAGATCCATGCAAAGCAAGTCATCGTCGCCACCGGCAGCTGGTCGAAGAGCATGGCAAAGATGCTGCGCCTTCGCGTGCCGATTTTGGGTGGCAAGGGTTATGCGATGATCGTTCCGAAACTTGAAAAGCAACCGCAGTATCCGATGATGCTGGTTGAAAAAAAGATCGCGATCACGCCTCGCCAAAACACGTTGCGCATTGCCGGGACTTTGGAGCTCGTCGATCAGGATTTCTCTATCACCCAAAAGCGCGTTGAAAACATCAAGCGTGGCGCCCGTGAATTCCTGCATCTGCCGGAAGAGTTGCAAGTGCAAGAGCTCTGGGCGGGACTTCGTCCATGCACGCCAGACGGTGTGCCATTGATCGGCCGTCATGACCGGATCAATAACCTTGTGCTGGCAGTAGGGCATCAAATGCTCGGCCTGCAAAGTGGATCGGGCACGGGCTTACTCGTTGCGGATGTGGTTGAAAATAAAACGCCGTTCGTTGATATGGGTGTGTTGAATCCGAACCGGTTTTAA
- a CDS encoding acyltransferase, with amino-acid sequence MIRNILTRINFGIERRNPAIDFLRGLSIFVVVLLHFGMYYTSEVPGVPRVFSFAYWGYFARNGYLGVSAFFVISGYLITSRSLARFQDLSLIKFDDFYSSRFARIAPPLLLLVGVNLLLYYLDEPGFQIQNLDKFAAWEIFVGAVTMRLNLYWSPSVTGLGLGVLWSLSIEEAFYVGFPILAKITRKLAVLVASLIGLVVYALVHRYQTSYPETFFGYFSCFDMLAFGSLAAIFQNRFPKFKTKMQKPWLNIFALICMIIFYISHHDREWEVWGSSVFGPMVVLFILSAAPQGDSKMYTGWFSRLMRVMGLYCYEIYLLHIVVIQLTTHYVFPELNSTDFFKGAVDIFFFLVWGITLVISILIAEYFSEPARQFCLRMYRRLHAKYLTTETDFQVLRE; translated from the coding sequence GTGATACGTAATATTCTCACACGTATAAATTTTGGAATTGAAAGACGAAATCCTGCTATCGATTTCCTCCGCGGTCTTTCAATTTTCGTTGTCGTTCTGCTTCACTTCGGAATGTATTATACGTCAGAAGTTCCAGGGGTTCCCAGAGTCTTTTCTTTTGCATATTGGGGGTATTTTGCAAGAAATGGCTATCTCGGAGTTTCTGCATTCTTTGTCATCTCAGGTTATTTAATCACAAGTAGGTCATTGGCTCGTTTTCAAGATCTTTCTCTGATCAAGTTTGACGATTTTTATAGCTCTCGCTTTGCACGAATAGCTCCGCCCTTATTGCTTTTAGTAGGTGTGAATTTGTTACTGTACTATCTTGATGAGCCGGGATTTCAGATTCAGAACCTCGATAAGTTTGCCGCATGGGAAATTTTTGTGGGTGCAGTCACAATGCGTCTGAATCTCTATTGGAGCCCGTCCGTCACCGGACTTGGGCTCGGAGTTTTGTGGTCTCTGTCTATAGAGGAGGCTTTCTATGTGGGCTTTCCTATTCTCGCAAAAATTACTAGAAAACTGGCAGTGCTGGTTGCATCGCTAATTGGCCTTGTTGTGTATGCACTAGTTCACAGGTATCAAACATCTTATCCTGAAACCTTCTTTGGGTATTTTAGTTGTTTTGATATGCTTGCCTTTGGCTCTCTCGCTGCGATCTTTCAGAATAGATTTCCGAAATTTAAGACGAAGATGCAAAAGCCCTGGTTAAATATTTTTGCACTTATCTGCATGATCATATTTTACATTTCTCATCATGATCGTGAGTGGGAAGTGTGGGGCTCAAGTGTCTTCGGTCCAATGGTTGTACTGTTCATTCTTTCCGCGGCTCCTCAAGGAGACTCTAAAATGTATACAGGATGGTTCTCTCGGTTGATGCGGGTAATGGGCCTTTATTGCTATGAAATCTATTTGCTTCACATTGTAGTGATTCAATTGACGACACACTATGTTTTTCCAGAGTTGAATTCCACAGACTTCTTTAAAGGAGCAGTGGACATTTTCTTCTTTTTGGTGTGGGGAATAACTCTCGTAATATCAATTCTGATAGCGGAGTATTTTTCAGAACCTGCGCGCCAGTTTTGCTTACGAATGTATCGGCGTCTTCATGCAAAGTATTTAACCACAGAAACGGACTTTCAAGTTCTTCGTGAATAA
- a CDS encoding acyltransferase family protein, translating to MINFFRKPNEKVFNLKNLDRDVLLFRVLPRWLMELVRKYFRLEIEGLENIPRKGPVIVAPNHSGYMGIDAALLAHILAQNAKRIPRVLTHHFWFLTKTTALPAQKMGFTEATYSNGVAELKKSHLIVIFPEGEAGNFKPTQKMYELQEFRRGFVRMALETGAPIVPCLVIGAEESQINLSQLKLTKFLKGLVIPLPLNVVPLPVKWKIIFLEPIQLPYGKKATTDMNLIRDICDEIQEKMQAALHNELRKRKSLF from the coding sequence ATGATAAATTTTTTTAGGAAACCCAACGAAAAAGTTTTTAATCTGAAGAATCTCGATCGGGATGTGTTGCTCTTTCGCGTTCTTCCGCGTTGGCTGATGGAGCTCGTCCGTAAATATTTCCGCTTGGAAATCGAGGGCCTAGAGAACATACCCCGCAAAGGACCTGTGATTGTCGCCCCCAACCACTCGGGCTATATGGGAATTGATGCGGCACTTCTTGCGCACATCCTCGCACAGAACGCCAAGCGCATTCCCCGCGTCCTCACCCATCATTTCTGGTTCTTGACGAAGACCACCGCCCTGCCCGCACAGAAAATGGGCTTTACCGAAGCCACTTACAGCAACGGCGTAGCGGAGCTAAAAAAGAGCCATTTGATCGTGATCTTTCCAGAGGGCGAAGCTGGCAACTTTAAACCGACACAAAAGATGTACGAGCTGCAAGAGTTCCGTCGCGGTTTTGTGCGCATGGCTTTAGAAACCGGCGCCCCCATTGTTCCATGTCTGGTGATCGGCGCTGAAGAAAGTCAAATCAACTTGAGCCAGCTTAAGCTCACCAAATTTTTAAAAGGCCTGGTGATTCCACTGCCACTCAATGTAGTACCACTGCCGGTGAAATGGAAAATTATTTTTCTTGAGCCCATTCAGCTTCCGTACGGCAAGAAAGCCACGACGGATATGAATCTCATCCGCGATATTTGCGATGAAATCCAGGAAAAAATGCAAGCCGCTCTTCACAACGAGCTTCGCAAAAGAAAGTCTTTGTTCTAA